One region of Exiguobacterium acetylicum genomic DNA includes:
- the groL gene encoding chaperonin GroEL (60 kDa chaperone family; promotes refolding of misfolded polypeptides especially under stressful conditions; forms two stacked rings of heptamers to form a barrel-shaped 14mer; ends can be capped by GroES; misfolded proteins enter the barrel where they are refolded when GroES binds) — MAKEILFSEEARRAMLRGVDALADAVKVTIGPKGRNVVLERKFGSPLITNDGVTIAKEIELEDHFENMGAKLVAEVASKTNEIAGDGTTTATVLAQAMIREGLKNVTAGANPMVIRKGIEKAVRRAVEELHTIAKPIEGKEAIAQVAAISAADEEVGQLIAEAMERVGQDGVITIEESRGFTTELDVVEGMQFDRGYASPYMITDSDKMEAVLENPYILVTDKKISNIQEILPVLEQVVQQNKPLLIIAEDVEGEALATLVVNKLRGTFNAVAVKAPGFGDRRKAMLEDISIVTGAELITEDLGLDLKETQITQLGRASKVVVSKDNTTIVEGHGHGDSIEARVGTIRAQIEETTSDFDREKLQERLAKLAGGVAVVKVGAATETELKERKLRIEDALNATRAAVEEGIVAGGGTALIHVTKAVESILSVSTGDEATGVNIVLRALEAPLRQIAENAGQEGSVIVERLKHEAPGMGYNAATDEYVDMIETGIVDPAKVTRSALQNAASVSAMFLTTEAVIADKPEPAGSAPAMPDMGGMGGMGGMM, encoded by the coding sequence ATGGCAAAAGAGATTTTATTCAGTGAAGAAGCACGTCGGGCAATGCTCCGCGGGGTCGACGCATTAGCGGATGCAGTCAAAGTCACGATCGGACCAAAAGGACGCAACGTCGTCCTCGAGCGGAAGTTCGGTTCACCACTCATCACGAATGATGGTGTGACGATCGCAAAAGAAATCGAACTCGAAGATCATTTCGAGAACATGGGCGCAAAACTCGTTGCAGAAGTTGCCTCAAAAACGAATGAGATCGCAGGGGATGGTACGACAACAGCGACAGTCCTCGCACAAGCGATGATTCGTGAAGGTCTTAAAAACGTTACAGCGGGCGCAAACCCGATGGTCATCCGTAAAGGAATCGAAAAAGCGGTTCGTCGCGCTGTCGAAGAGTTGCACACGATCGCAAAACCAATCGAAGGTAAAGAAGCAATCGCACAAGTCGCAGCGATCTCAGCAGCGGACGAAGAAGTCGGTCAATTGATCGCAGAAGCGATGGAACGTGTCGGTCAAGATGGTGTCATCACGATCGAAGAATCACGCGGCTTCACGACAGAACTCGACGTCGTCGAAGGGATGCAATTCGACCGTGGTTACGCATCACCATACATGATCACGGATTCAGACAAGATGGAAGCGGTCCTTGAGAACCCGTACATCCTCGTCACGGACAAAAAAATCTCGAACATCCAAGAGATTCTTCCGGTCCTCGAGCAAGTCGTTCAACAAAACAAACCACTCCTTATTATCGCAGAAGACGTTGAAGGCGAAGCACTTGCGACACTCGTCGTCAACAAACTCCGTGGTACGTTCAACGCGGTAGCAGTCAAAGCACCAGGCTTCGGTGACCGCCGGAAAGCGATGCTTGAGGATATCTCGATCGTCACAGGCGCAGAATTAATCACAGAAGACCTCGGTCTTGATCTCAAGGAAACACAAATCACGCAACTCGGTCGCGCGTCGAAAGTCGTCGTCTCAAAAGACAACACGACGATCGTCGAAGGCCACGGACACGGCGATTCAATCGAAGCACGTGTCGGGACGATCCGTGCACAAATCGAAGAGACGACAAGCGACTTCGATCGTGAGAAATTACAAGAACGTCTGGCGAAACTCGCAGGTGGCGTAGCCGTCGTTAAAGTCGGGGCAGCAACGGAGACAGAACTAAAAGAACGTAAGCTTCGGATTGAAGATGCTCTTAACGCGACACGTGCAGCGGTTGAAGAAGGCATCGTAGCAGGTGGGGGAACAGCTCTCATTCACGTCACGAAAGCCGTCGAATCGATTCTGTCGGTCTCAACAGGCGACGAAGCAACAGGTGTCAACATCGTTCTTCGCGCACTCGAAGCACCACTTCGTCAAATCGCGGAAAACGCGGGTCAAGAAGGTTCGGTCATCGTCGAACGTCTCAAGCATGAAGCGCCAGGAATGGGCTACAATGCGGCAACAGATGAGTATGTCGACATGATCGAGACAGGAATCGTCGACCCAGCGAAAGTAACGCGTTCAGCACTTCAAAACGCAGCGTCGGTTTCAGCGATGTTCTTAACAACAGAAGCCGTCATCGCCGATAAACCAGAACCAGCCGGATCTGCTCCTGCAATGCCTGATATGGGCGGCATGGGTGGAATGGGCGGAATGATGTAA
- the groES gene encoding co-chaperone GroES, whose protein sequence is MLKPLGDRIVIEVVKKEETTLGGIVLPGSAKEKPQEGKVVAVGTGRVTEQGVRVPLEVSVGDHVIYAQYAGSEVKVDGNEYLILRESDILAVAE, encoded by the coding sequence ATGTTAAAACCACTTGGTGATCGCATCGTGATCGAAGTCGTTAAAAAAGAAGAAACAACACTCGGAGGAATCGTTCTTCCTGGGTCAGCGAAAGAAAAACCACAAGAGGGTAAAGTCGTCGCTGTCGGTACAGGCCGTGTGACAGAGCAAGGCGTACGTGTACCACTTGAAGTGAGTGTCGGAGATCACGTCATCTATGCACAATATGCCGGTTCAGAGGTCAAAGTCGACGGCAATGAATACTTAATTTTACGCGAAAGCGATATTTTGGCAGTAGCCGAGTAA
- a CDS encoding CPBP family intramembrane glutamic endopeptidase, which produces MKNPISLPFLMAEKWQKRHVIPIIIYLIVQLVPGSFQYFLPKNVIADVAGWWLAIGFTVAVIVSYYCLRPDWQKWKAEGRQTDPMDTLKWIGIGIVLLYALLISVNLIDAWMAGGIENVAKSQNTDQIIQAIQVIPLLQVMVVLLGPIMEEFLFRHILFGNLSSKLGFFFSFILTGALFGLIHQDNKFLIYVAMSFVFSLVFVKTRRIIAPIAIHVFNNGIVVLAIYAMS; this is translated from the coding sequence ATGAAAAATCCAATTAGTCTGCCTTTTCTGATGGCGGAGAAGTGGCAAAAGCGTCACGTCATCCCAATCATCATCTATCTGATCGTCCAATTGGTTCCGGGTTCGTTCCAGTATTTCCTTCCGAAAAACGTCATTGCTGACGTCGCCGGTTGGTGGCTTGCGATCGGCTTCACGGTCGCCGTCATCGTCTCCTACTACTGCTTGCGCCCCGATTGGCAGAAGTGGAAGGCAGAGGGACGTCAAACCGATCCGATGGATACGTTGAAATGGATCGGAATCGGGATCGTGCTCCTGTATGCGCTCTTGATCAGCGTCAACTTGATCGATGCCTGGATGGCAGGCGGGATCGAGAATGTCGCGAAATCGCAAAATACGGATCAGATCATCCAAGCGATCCAAGTCATCCCACTCCTGCAAGTCATGGTCGTCCTGCTCGGACCGATCATGGAAGAGTTCTTGTTCCGGCATATCCTATTCGGCAATCTCTCCTCGAAGCTCGGTTTCTTCTTCAGCTTCATCTTGACGGGTGCATTGTTCGGACTGATTCACCAAGACAACAAATTTTTAATCTATGTCGCGATGAGTTTCGTCTTCTCACTCGTCTTCGTCAAGACGCGCCGGATCATAGCTCCGATAGCCATCCATGTCTTTAACAACGGAATCGTCGTACTCGCCATCTACGCGATGTCTTAA
- a CDS encoding DUF4305 domain-containing protein, producing MAVFYAIFGILFMFLAYNNSVEAGTVFNFWTILLTLFAAIDFYRLYLIFRFRAAAKKMIKKEQDKKNDKQ from the coding sequence ATGGCAGTATTCTATGCCATATTCGGTATTCTCTTCATGTTCCTCGCCTACAACAACTCGGTCGAAGCAGGAACGGTCTTTAACTTCTGGACGATCCTGCTGACGTTGTTCGCTGCGATCGACTTCTACCGTCTCTACTTGATCTTCCGCTTCCGCGCAGCAGCAAAGAAGATGATCAAGAAGGAACAGGACAAAAAGAACGACAAGCAATAA
- a CDS encoding DUF2089 family protein has translation MERQDVPAWVLALEQEHLEFIRKFVLSSGSLKDMATAYQVSYPTVRAKLNQLIERIDSVQQEDVEFVNMIKNLVLDERLSLDVAKTIIDSYRKGQAKE, from the coding sequence ATGGAACGACAAGACGTGCCCGCTTGGGTACTGGCACTCGAACAGGAACATCTCGAGTTCATCCGGAAGTTCGTCTTGAGCTCTGGTTCGTTGAAGGATATGGCAACAGCCTATCAAGTATCCTACCCGACCGTCCGGGCAAAGTTGAACCAGTTGATCGAGCGGATTGATTCGGTGCAGCAGGAAGATGTCGAATTCGTCAACATGATCAAGAACTTGGTCTTAGATGAACGGTTGAGTCTCGATGTGGCGAAGACAATCATCGACTCCTACCGCAAGGGTCAAGCGAAAGAATAA
- a CDS encoding cation:dicarboxylate symporter family transporter — protein sequence MTTTKRKPIGLAWQILIGLILGITVGGVFYGNPHVAEWLKPIGDIFIRMMKMIVVPIVFTTIVLGVSSVGSPKSLGRLGVKTLGYFTIVTMIAIFTGLFAANLVEPGAGINMSTLDKTDISTYVETEETTQDAGLVDKIVNIVPTNILDAMVRGDMLAIIFFSVLFGLGVGFAGEKGQPVVRFFEGVAAAMFNLVNIVMKFAPIGVFALIGVTVSTFGIESLGSLFKLIATLYVTALLFMVIVFGAIMKWVGIRVSDFTRIFKDELLLTYSTASSETVLPRIMEKLERMGVPKSIVSFVVPTGYSFNLDGSALYQALAALFIAQMYGIDLSIGTQLTLVFVLMLTSKGMAAVPGVSFVVLLATLGTVGIPAEGLAFIAGIDRIMDMMRSVVNVTGNTLASLVIAKWEGVLDEDQLETFMSTEGKKDDVRSA from the coding sequence ATGACAACTACGAAACGTAAGCCCATTGGTCTTGCCTGGCAGATTTTAATCGGCTTGATTCTCGGGATCACAGTCGGTGGTGTATTTTATGGGAATCCCCATGTCGCGGAGTGGCTTAAGCCAATCGGTGACATCTTTATCCGGATGATGAAAATGATCGTCGTTCCGATCGTCTTCACGACGATCGTTCTCGGTGTCTCATCAGTCGGTAGCCCGAAAAGTCTCGGACGTCTTGGCGTCAAGACACTCGGTTACTTCACGATCGTGACGATGATCGCGATTTTCACGGGGCTGTTCGCAGCCAATCTCGTTGAACCGGGTGCTGGTATTAACATGTCGACACTCGATAAAACGGACATCTCGACGTATGTCGAAACGGAAGAGACGACACAAGATGCAGGACTCGTCGACAAGATCGTCAACATCGTTCCGACGAACATCTTGGACGCGATGGTCCGCGGTGATATGCTTGCCATCATTTTCTTCTCGGTCTTATTCGGACTCGGTGTCGGTTTTGCAGGAGAGAAGGGCCAACCGGTCGTTCGTTTCTTTGAAGGCGTCGCAGCAGCGATGTTCAACCTCGTTAATATCGTTATGAAATTTGCACCGATCGGTGTTTTCGCCTTGATCGGTGTCACGGTCTCGACGTTCGGGATTGAATCGCTCGGCTCATTGTTTAAACTGATTGCGACATTATACGTCACGGCGCTTCTCTTCATGGTCATCGTCTTCGGTGCGATCATGAAATGGGTCGGGATTCGGGTTTCTGATTTCACGCGTATCTTTAAGGATGAGCTCTTGTTGACGTACTCGACAGCATCGTCTGAGACGGTATTACCACGGATTATGGAAAAACTCGAACGGATGGGCGTTCCGAAATCAATCGTCAGCTTCGTCGTACCGACGGGTTATTCGTTTAACCTCGATGGATCAGCGCTGTATCAAGCACTTGCTGCCTTGTTCATTGCACAGATGTACGGCATTGATCTCTCGATCGGAACACAGCTGACGCTTGTCTTCGTCTTGATGCTGACATCAAAAGGGATGGCTGCCGTTCCTGGCGTCTCCTTCGTCGTTTTACTCGCAACACTCGGTACGGTCGGTATCCCGGCAGAAGGACTTGCCTTCATCGCAGGGATTGACCGAATCATGGATATGATGCGCTCGGTCGTCAACGTGACAGGAAACACACTCGCTTCACTCGTCATCGCGAAGTGGGAAGGTGTCCTGGATGAAGACCAACTCGAGACGTTCATGTCGACAGAAGGTAAAAAAGACGACGTCCGCAGTGCGTGA